A segment of the Streptomyces sp. NBC_00376 genome:
GTACACCGTGACCAGCTGGCCGACCTCGATCCGGCCGTCCCGGGCCAGCATCGCCCCGTACACGACCAGCGAGATGAGCAGCACGCCCGGCAGCAGCACCTGGATCGCCGAGATCAGCGACCACATCCGCGCGCTGCGCACCGCGGCCTCGCGGACCTCCTGGGAGGCACGCCGGTAGCGGCCGAGGAAGAGCTCCTCGCCGCCGATCCCGCGCAGCACCCGCAGCCCCGCCACGGTGTCCGAGGCCAGTTCCGTGGCCTTGCCCGCCTTCTCGCGCTGGAGGTCCGCACGCCGGGTCGCCCGGGGGAGCAGCGGCAGCACGGCGAGGGCCAGCAGCGGTACGGAGACCGCCACCAGAATGCCCAGCGACGGCAGATACAGCAGGAGCCCCACACAGATCAGCACCAGCGCGGCGGCCGCCGCGGCGAACCGCGAGAGCGCCTCGACGAACCAGCCGATCTTCTCGACGTCCGCTGTGGACACCGCGATCACCTCGCCCGCCGCGACCCGGCGCGTCAGCGCCGAACCGAGCTCCGCGGTCTTGCGGGCCAGCAGCTGCTGGACCCGGGCGGCGGCGGTGATCCAGTTGGTGACGGCCGTCCGGTGCAGCATCGTGTCGCCCACCGCCATCAGCACGCCCAGGACCGCGATCAGCCCGCCCGACCACGCGAGCCGGCTGCCGGAACGGTCGACGACCGCCTGGACGGCCAGGCCGACGGCGGGCGGCAGACCGGCGAGAGCGCATTGGTGCAGCAGGCCCCAGGACAGGGAAGCGAGCTGGCCCCTGAGCTGGTTGCGGCCCAGCCAGAGCAGGAAGCGAGGGCCTGAGCGGACATCGGGATCGCCGGGATCCGGGTAGGGAAGATCGCGAATCTGCATGACGTCCCATGGTTCGGTGTGACTGGTGGTTCGGTGAATGGATCAAGGCGAATGATCCAAACCGTGCCAGGTTCACCCCGGGGCGTCGGTTCGGGCAATTGTTTTTCTCCAGGAACGGCCGTATCGCGCCACTGCCACTGCCATCACCAGGGCTGCACGGGCACTGCCACTGCCGGGGCCGCGACGCGCATGGGCGGGCGGGCCGGGCCGGCTCAGGCCCCAGCAGGGCCTGTGCCCGGCCCGCCCGGCCGGTCAGGCCTTCTCCGGGTTCTCCGAGTCCATGCCGGAGCGGGCCTTCTTCCACTCGCCGCGGGTGAAGTCCGGAATCTGCTGCGGCGCGCCCTTCGCCTTGATGGACAGGTGGCTGAGCGGCACGGGCGACGTCCAGGTCGCCGCGTCGTACACATCGAAGTCGGGGACGAGGCCGAGCCGCATGCACTGCATCAGCCGGAACACCAGCATGTAGTCCATGCCGCCGTGGCCGCCGGGCGGGTTGGCGTGCTCCTTCCACAGCCAGTGGTCCCACTCCTGGTACTTGGAGAAGTCGCCCCAGCTGTCATTGGTGTGGTCGGGCTCGATGTAGATACGGGCGGGGTAGTCCTCGAAGACGCCCTTCGTGCCGCCGAGGCTGTTGATCCGCGAGTACGGATGCGGGGTGGACACGTCGTGCTCCAGCCGTATGACCCGTCCCTTGGCGGTCTGGACGAGACTGATGGTCCGGTCGGACTCGATATAGGTCTCCTTCCAGCTCGGGTCGCCGGCCGGCATGTTCTTCTCGCGGTACTCGGCGAGCCCGAGGGACGGGGAACCGACACTGGTGATGCTCACCGCACGGTCGCCGCGGTTGATGTCCATGTAATTGGCGACCGGGCCGAACCCGTGGTTGGGGTAGAGGTCGCCGCGCAGCCTGGTGTGCCACAGCCTGCGCCAAGGGCCTTCGTAGTAGTCCGGGTCGAACATCAGGCCGCGCAGATCGTGGTTGTAGGCGCCCGCGCCGTGCAGCAGATCACCGAAGAGACCGGCGTGCGCCATGCGCAGTACCCGCATCTCGTTCTGCCCGTAACAGCAGTTCTCCAGCTGCATGCAGTGGCGCCTGGTCCGCTCGGACAGGTCGACCAGCTCCCAGAGCTGGTCGAGCTGGAGCGCGATCGGACACTCCACACCGACGTGCTTGCCGTTCAGCATGGCGGTCTTCGCCATCTGGAAGTGGAAGTCCCAGGGCGTCGCCACATAGACGAAGTCGATGTCCCCGCGCTTGCAGAGGTTCTCGTAGTCGTTCTCGCCGTTGGTGTAGACGGCGGGTGCCGGCTGACCCGCGGCGGTCACCTTCGCGGCGGCCCGCTGCGCCTTGGCCTTGACCGGGTCGCAGACGGCGACGACCTGTACGCCGGTGACGGCGAGGAAGAGGTCGATCATGCTGCCACCGCGGTTGCCGAGGCCGACGATGCCGACCCGCACGGTGGAGCGCCCCTCGAACGGGACCCCCACCATGGTCGCGCCCTGGCGCTTCGGAGCGGCCGCCTGGTCCGCAGTGGCGGCCTCGGGGCCCCGGACGGGGGCGGCGGCTGCGGAGGAGGTGCCGAGGGCGCCGAGTCCGAGTCCGGCC
Coding sequences within it:
- a CDS encoding Gfo/Idh/MocA family protein, with translation MNDAAQHNDGTQGGDEGSMSRRSVLWTTAGVAGAGLGLGALGTSSAAAAPVRGPEAATADQAAAPKRQGATMVGVPFEGRSTVRVGIVGLGNRGGSMIDLFLAVTGVQVVAVCDPVKAKAQRAAAKVTAAGQPAPAVYTNGENDYENLCKRGDIDFVYVATPWDFHFQMAKTAMLNGKHVGVECPIALQLDQLWELVDLSERTRRHCMQLENCCYGQNEMRVLRMAHAGLFGDLLHGAGAYNHDLRGLMFDPDYYEGPWRRLWHTRLRGDLYPNHGFGPVANYMDINRGDRAVSITSVGSPSLGLAEYREKNMPAGDPSWKETYIESDRTISLVQTAKGRVIRLEHDVSTPHPYSRINSLGGTKGVFEDYPARIYIEPDHTNDSWGDFSKYQEWDHWLWKEHANPPGGHGGMDYMLVFRLMQCMRLGLVPDFDVYDAATWTSPVPLSHLSIKAKGAPQQIPDFTRGEWKKARSGMDSENPEKA